In the Salvia miltiorrhiza cultivar Shanhuang (shh) chromosome 8, IMPLAD_Smil_shh, whole genome shotgun sequence genome, acgtggctagatcatgtgtcaggccgatttgacagccatcggtcataaaagtcaacgatttgacagttatcggtcaagagtatatgtgtccggccggtggctagatcatgtgtcaggccggccggacacatgttttcaccggccggacacttgattttatcggtcggacacatgtccgaccggctagatcatgtgtccccCGGACACAAAATcaagtgtccggccggtgaaaacatgtgtccggccggccggacacatgatctagccaccggccggacacatatactcttgaccgataactgtcaaatcgttgacttttatgaccgatggctgtcaaatcggtcaaatgtgtaagactttcacaaaaaaccaagcaaacacatcaacatcaaagggtaaattagGCACTTCACATATTTAAGGCATAGAATGCTTTcagagagggcatttttcaaaaaacacATAAGGGATAGGGCATTTTTGATATATGTAGATAGTTATTTCAGTGAGAAATGGTTCAAGCTTATTCTATCTAAGGGGACACTTATTTTGGAGAATTAGGTTTgctagataaaaatagtaaggttaatTCCTTATTTAGTTTGATGGATTGCAACTTTGGAATATCCAAAgatccttgattatttttatacttcaaattaattttgcttgattcttatctcaTGAAAATAATGGGATTAAAGATATTCTATTTTTGAGAGTAGAAAtaattttcctcaaaaaaaaagaataaaaatactcaatcttattactatatataatcaatcatgcaaacTTTGGATAAAATTGTAAGGTTTAGCAACTCCGAGTGAAGCTTGGGATAGATTCAGAGCCACATTTAAGGCTTCACGGACGAGAAAAAAATCCTTTTGCGATGGTTATTCTTTATTTGGTTTTAAGCTTTTAAATTTTGTCTCCATTTAATGCATAAAAACACTGTGCACAAGATTTAGCGGTAAAAAGGGAATTTCGTGTCACGAAAGAGATCAACCACGTTGATTGATGCTGAGTGCTAGAGAGCATAGTCAATTCCATTCCCAGCCGAATGCGGCGCTACAAGAAAGCCAATAGTATTTGGCCACATCAGCAGGGAAAAAAACTTATCATCCAACCGCGTGCATCAGATCAGTAAGACCTCAGTTCTGGAAAAACTGAACCCAAAACCCCTAACCTAAAATTCTCATGGACTCAAAACCCTCTCCACTCACCCAAACTAACATATACatacaaatatatgtatataaccCATCTCTTCCTCTATCTTGATTATCTGATTTATCCGTTCCAATCTCTAAACAAAGCATATCGATTCAATATTCGCATTGTTTTAGCCATTATATCACTTGCCCAGATTCTAATATGCAATTTGGGGAAACCTCATTTGGATTTTGGGGCTTATTATATTACATTTTTTGGATGGATTTTATTTCTGGGATTTTGTGTTGCATTTGATTGATTTCGTTTGTTTCTCGAGATGGGATTTGATTAATTTGATCCACGATCAAAAAAATTTGGTTTTGTTGTGGGTGTCTGAGATAGGTGAATGCATTTGTGTTAATGGGCAAAAATGCCCTATCCCTTATgtgttttttgaaaaatgccTTCTCTTATCATAGAAAGTATTCTATGCCCTAAATATGTGAAGTGCctaatttaccctttgatgttgatgtgtttgcttggttttttgtcaaagtcttacacatttgaccgatttgacagccatcagtcataaaagtcaacgatttgacagttaTCGGTCAAGAGtacatgtgtccggccggccggacacatgtttcactacaagaaaaatgctaatagacaacatgcgaaGCATGTCATCTATTTGAAAATCGCATGTCATCTATGTAGGTGTAGTCTATTAGGGGCGCTAATAGACAACGAGCATGCACATGTCGTCTATTAGCTGATAGACGACATGCGCATGCGCGTTGTCTGTCAGCTGATAGACAACACGCATGCGCATGTCGTCTATCAGTTAATAGACAACGGGAACATGCATGTTGTCTATtcgttgatttttttaattttttattttaattctacaGTTATACTTAAATTTCgtattttttcaaataaatattttattaaatccaaaaattcataataaataatttaaaatatatacacgAATAATAAAAAGGTCattcattaatttcaaatattctTTATCATCCTACATTGAAAAAGTATCTATCATACAATCATCCTACATcaaatccaataaaatattgttGATCATAAAAATGCCTCTTCTCGTTTCCTTTTGGTTTCAGTCACTTTAGCTGCTTGTTTCTCTTGCTTCTCCTGCCACTTCTTTGTTTGATTCGTCTGATCACTTAAGAAATATTCTCCACTTTCCAGTAGCAAATCAACCTGACATTACTCAAATGGCAAAATTAATGAATGAAATCAATCTTGCAAACTTCCatgtgccaaaaaaaaaaggaatgcacatatacatatacatatacacgTGCAAGATCAAAAGACAAAATAATGATCATATCTCACAAACAATAATATTGCTGCAGTCCTAGCCTTAGAAGTCCAATCAACAGACATGTTAACATCATGACAACACATGATATATACTGagatatatatctcaatagttTAAGAGATGAAGTCAACAAAGGAATTGCTCAAAACAAGATAGAAAAATCCATTAACTCACCTGTATGTTCACAATAAAAAAGAACTCGGGACCCCCCTTAGCAGCATATTTTTGCACGGTAAAAATAGTTTCATTTTCATCTACACAAACCAATAGCAATAGTGATTCGAGGCAAATTCTGAAGAGGTGACTGAATgtctataatttatattttataaaaggcAAAGTGCAAAAAGTAACACTGACCTGAACTATGCCCCCGGGACGGCCACCAAGATCATCTTCTCTCTTGTCAGATCTCAACCAGTCAGCACCAACCATTTCCATCAATGTGCCTTTTGCTTTAATCTGGGTAGACAAAACATATCAATGAATCGTACACAGATGGAGTATTTCACCACTGCGGTATTCacaaatcaaaaaagaaaagccAAAGCAAAAACAAAACATTTGGGCCTTGTTAGCACTAATAGTTTCAACATCAGCAACTGCAACTGCATTGTATCATGATTCATATTGCAATAATCCAATATGTCTCTAAAAAGAAAGGATAAAACTAAGCAATCACCATCAACCATCAAAatacaaagaaaacaaaaaagatgTAAACATCTACATCTTAACGCAATATTCCACCAATCATTATGATTTGCCATGTATAAGCAACTATTAATTATTATCTGAGATATTAaagtaattttataaattaaaataccaCTTACTGGAGCTAAAGTAAGGTAGTTATACTGTAAATTCAAATGCTAGAAAGGGAAACTACCTTTTTTCTGTCATCCAAATAAGTCTTTCCACGAATAAGATATGTTGATGGATCTGTTGCTGTCCAACTACATAGCAAATTACAGGTTGGATCCTTCGGAAGAGTGTATCCATATTTGCACGATAGACTGTCTTCCCTTGCCATAGACTGTCTTCCCTTTCATCACTCAGAAAATCAAGTGGTATTCTCTGTTCAGTATGAGTTCAGAAACAAAAGTACAGCATCAGAGGGTGTATCGGCGACATATGAAAGAAGCAGCACAAAAAATTAAAGCAAGAGTTGGATTGTAAATTGATACTCACCTAAGCAAAAACTACAAGATTTATCTCATTTACAGCACATctactatatatttatatttatatatccgTGGCTGAACTTGTACCTAATGCTGCTTCGATCATGCCGCAGGGTCTGCTGGAGCTTCTCCATCCCTTGATAACTACAGTAGTTTCCTGCTCCCGGAGGCAGGAAGGTGACGCTCTGCGCGAGGGTCTGCTGGAGCTTCTCCATCCCTTGCGACAGGGCGTCCTCGGCCTGCATACACGAGTGCTTCAAGTTATCAACATCGGCGGTTTGCTGGTCGGTGAGTGGCTGCAGCTGAGGCATAACCACCTGCCACCAAAACCATGTATTATTAAAAGTGCAAGAGGTTGGGTGTAAAGCATGTGTTAGAAACAAAAGTACAGTACTACGTTTAACACAATTCGCTTAATAACATCAATTGTCTGCCCTTGCATCGCCTCCATAAACCATCTTCTATCCTCCTCACTAAATCCAAAATTATACCAATTAAAGCACACATTTTGAATCAACCAACTAAGCATATGAATTCAACTGACAAACATTTGCTCACAACAAAATGAGAACCAAACTAAAATGGAAAAAATGAGCAATTGGATTAAGAAATTGGGGAAATAATAGCGAATGGCTGCCGAATCGGCAGTTGGGACCAACCTTTGTCGATGAGACAATCGGAAACAATAGCGAATGGCTGCCGAAACGGTAGGAGAAGAGGCGGCGTCGCGGCGGTTTGTGATGGGAGGACTGGGCACGACCCTTGCCTCCGTCGGGTGCGCGTGAGTGAGGATGTGAGATGTGGAGCAGGGGACGGCGCTGGCGTCGCCAATTTCAGAGACGGCGACAGCCGGCCTCGCCGGAACTATTCGCAGCGGAGATCCACGGGGAAAGAGAGAAGGGCGAGCTCCATTCGCCAGCAGACGAGCTCTGTTGTGAACGGGaattgagagagaaagacaCTCCGGTGCACGGCGTCGACTTTGCCGGAGTTTCAGAGCCGCGTAgggcggcgatgccgccggaaGTTGTAGCAGGGCGGCGACGATTTGGGCAGAGGAAGAGCTAGGGCACGATTCAGATGAAGGAGAAAAATTGGGGCTTTTCATCTTCGCCTTTTCCAGAGGATTTGAGGAAGAGCTAGGGCACGATTCAGATGAAAGAGATGGTCGACGGCTGCGGCGCCGGATTCCTCGCCGGAAACATATCGAGAGAGATGAGGAGCTCTCAGCgtaaggagagagagagatgtgtttGGGGGTTTCAGCCGAGGAGTGAGAACGAGAGATGGGGAATTctctcttatttttaattaaaagacaCGACATGCATAACCACGTCGTCTATCACATTAAAGACGACACGCGAAGTATTATGTCGTGTATGAACATTATAGACGACGTGATTGAAGCGTGTTGTCTAAGAGTCTAAGACCGCAATAAATAGACGACACACTTTAGCTATACGTCATCTATTTACATAATAGACAACATGTTTCGAAGCATGTCGTCTATATTGTGTAGTCTATGACCATAATTCTTGTAGtgttttcaccggccggacacttgattttatcggtcagacaccggccggacacataaaatcatgtgtccggccggtgaaaacatgtgtccggccggccggacacatgatctagccaccggccggacacatatactcttgaccgataactgtcaaatcgttgacttttatgaccgatggctgtcaaatcggtcaaatgtgtaagactttcacaaaaaaccaagcaaacctatcaaatcaaagggtacttaaagaatagggcattgaatgctttgtataataagagagggcatttttacaaaaaaagataaggaagtgGGCACTTTAAATTTTTGCTCTTATTATTTTCCTATCCAAACTATAGTTTATTTTACAATGTTAAATGATCGAGTAATTTCTTTTGGCACTTTATTTTTCAAACTCTGTGATCTTAATTTGGGTTCTTAATATCCTAGAAAAAAGAAATTCATATTGCGCATAAATATGATTTCATTGAATAATaagtattatttaattaatattatagctaaatacaattaaaataatatttttaaagaaaaaatgttgGATCTAAACAACCAACGTACTTTCATCACTTCGCGCGAGGCTACAGTTTAggtaattacatttttttttcttaataaaacGTTCTTTacctttaattttaaattatcacaTGTAATTTTATTATCATTTAATCAAACTAAATTTATTTTCCTTGAATATTATAGGATTGCATACTTTCAAAATCACAAATACTATAAATAGCAGTCAACTAAaaattgccataaaatatttctaATATATTAATTCACTCATGTATCTAAAGTGCTTTATACATGAAATCGACAAATTAATTcacataatttataaattaaaagacaataaaatacaaattatagGGCAAATACCGAAATTGGAAGAGTAATGCAATTTACCCTATGATTGGTACACGCAAACAATAAATAGCTTTGGTTAAATTCCTGCTAGCTAGCAAGGTGATAAAGACCAAAATACCCTTGGACTTTAAACATTATAAATAAC is a window encoding:
- the LOC130999008 gene encoding protein ENHANCED DISEASE RESISTANCE 2-like, giving the protein MAREDSLSCKYGYTLPKDPTCNLLCSWTATDPSTYLIRGKTYLDDRKKIKAKGTLMEMVGADWLRSDKREDDLGGRPGGIVQKYAAKGGPEFFFIVNIQVDLLLESGEYFLSDQTNQTKKWQEKQEKQAAKVTETKRKREEAFL
- the LOC130999009 gene encoding uncharacterized protein LOC130999009, whose amino-acid sequence is MSCLLIKNKREFPISRSHSSAETPKHISLSPYAESSSSLSICFRRGIRRRSRRPSLSSESCPSSSSNPLEKAKMKSPNFSPSSESCPSSSSAQIVAALLQLPAASPPYAALKLRQSRRRAPECLSLSIPVHNRARLLANGARPSLFPRGSPLRIVPARPAVAVSEIGDASAVPCSTSHILTHAHPTEARVVPSPPITNRRDAASSPTVSAAIRYCFRLSHRQRWLCLSCSHSPTSKPPMLIT